The Clostridium sp. DL-VIII DNA window TATCCATCTTCTCTCTCCTTTACCTTATTCAACTTTAATTAATCTTATCTTCACTTTTATCACATTTAATATTCTAAATGAAAATAAATGTTATGAATTTACATGATACTGCCATAGAGCTTATTACCAGGATACTTTTTCTAGTAAAGTTTTTAATCTTATAATTACCAGCACCAACAGATAATATAACCCTTCTTCTATATATAAATTTCTTTATCGAAAACTATATTTATAACTTTTAATTACATCATTAATAGATTAAAAAAGAAAATTTCACCACAGTTTATCGTTAACAACTTTAGGTTTATAATGAAATCCCAAAAGGGATTTCTAAACATACACTTTAAATATGACTATGCCTCCTTAACTGCTAACTTATATCGAACTTTTTTTCTGCACATAACCTGCATTACAAATTTAATTATTATTAGATCATATGCGAAATTTTTCTAATCTTTATATTTTTCAATTTCTCTTTTAACAGAAAAAAGTAAGCTGTTTAATTCCCAAACCTCTCCATCTTCTATCAACTTGTTTAATGTTTTTTGATACCTGGCTGCCTCTATTTCTTTACCTAAAGTTATTAATGTCAATAACGAATTCATTATATTAGAAATTAAGTGTGATTTCACCTCAAATAACTTTTGAGCATCCTTAATTTCATCTTTAATTTCTAACATTTCTTCATCTAGTCTAAATGCGGCATCTGCGGATCTCTTAAGCTTTTCTTTAAGCTGTTCTGGTATATGTTGTTTATATTTATAATTGAGAGAATGCTCAATTGTTGCCCAAAAGTTCATTGCTAGAGTTCTTATTTGAAACTCTGCCAAAATCTCAACTAATCCTTCTGCCATATTTACTGGGTATTTTATTATCATATGATAACTTCTATAGCCGCTTTCCTTAACATTTCTTACATAAT harbors:
- a CDS encoding GTP pyrophosphokinase family protein, translated to MAISDWKVFLTPYEQAVDELKVKLKSIRKEYRKRNEYSPIEFVTGRVKEVSSILEKTNKFEIPIDRVRYELEDIAGIRIMCQFVDDIDTVVEILRRRKDMQILYEKDYVRNVKESGYRSYHMIIKYPVNMAEGLVEILAEFQIRTLAMNFWATIEHSLNYKYKQHIPEQLKEKLKRSADAAFRLDEEMLEIKDEIKDAQKLFEVKSHLISNIMNSLLTLITLGKEIEAARYQKTLNKLIEDGEVWELNSLLFSVKREIEKYKD